In Bradyrhizobium sp. 1(2017), one DNA window encodes the following:
- a CDS encoding DUF6894 family protein: MERYFFDIQSGREFFADEEGQRLPNQKAAEVEAMQTLTGIARESVFKGSRPDLAVEVRSMTERLFCVSIVYRSESTKH; this comes from the coding sequence ATGGAACGCTATTTCTTTGACATCCAGAGTGGCCGCGAGTTTTTCGCCGACGAGGAAGGACAACGACTGCCCAATCAGAAGGCTGCTGAAGTTGAAGCGATGCAAACGCTGACCGGGATCGCCAGAGAGTCCGTGTTCAAAGGCAGTCGTCCAGATTTGGCGGTGGAAGTGCGCTCGATGACTGAACGGCTTTTCTGCGTATCGATCGTCTATCGAAGTGAGAGCACCAAACATTGA
- a CDS encoding DUF6894 family protein, translating into MTRYYFDLVDDDGLFLDEEGLELSDFRAVQVEAAKSLADMARDATYDSGSSSKRHLAIEVRDDAGPVMHVGFEFGDGGRQQ; encoded by the coding sequence ATGACCCGGTACTACTTCGATCTCGTCGACGATGACGGCCTGTTCCTTGACGAGGAAGGTCTGGAACTTTCGGACTTTCGGGCGGTGCAGGTTGAGGCGGCAAAGTCATTGGCCGACATGGCACGGGATGCGACGTATGACTCTGGCAGCTCTTCAAAGCGCCATTTGGCAATTGAGGTACGGGACGACGCCGGTCCCGTGATGCATGTCGGGTTCGAATTTGGGGACGGAGGGCGGCAACAGTGA
- the ppk2 gene encoding polyphosphate kinase 2 produces MSLQMTETRGDQEERAMKNRPPLPQDLSRHTYHMLLVRLQIELVKLQRSVIDRRQRILVIVEGRDAAGKDGMIKSIVEHLSPRDTRVVALGPPSNREQCSWYFQGHVPHLPAAGEIVLFNRSWYNRAGVERVMGFCTKEETEEFLETVPAFEAMIGRSGITLLKYYLDISKQEQKRRLADRQRDPLKQWKLSPIDAKAQKYWKAYSEARDKMLERTHTVTSPWTVVRAGDKEHARLNVIRDVLWRLNYPGKHRRLQRPDPAVVFPYDKACYERGLIEG; encoded by the coding sequence ATGTCGCTCCAGATGACCGAAACCCGAGGCGACCAGGAGGAACGCGCCATGAAGAACCGGCCACCGCTTCCGCAAGATTTGAGCCGCCATACATATCACATGCTGCTGGTCCGGCTGCAGATCGAGCTCGTGAAGCTGCAGCGCAGCGTGATTGATCGCCGCCAACGCATCCTTGTCATCGTCGAAGGTCGCGACGCCGCCGGCAAGGATGGCATGATCAAGTCGATTGTCGAACATCTGAGCCCACGCGATACCCGCGTTGTGGCGCTGGGCCCGCCAAGCAACCGGGAACAGTGTTCATGGTACTTCCAGGGACACGTTCCGCACTTGCCCGCGGCGGGAGAAATCGTGCTTTTCAATCGAAGCTGGTACAACCGTGCCGGAGTTGAACGTGTCATGGGCTTTTGCACCAAGGAGGAAACCGAAGAATTCCTGGAGACCGTGCCGGCCTTCGAGGCAATGATCGGGCGTTCGGGGATAACTCTGCTCAAGTACTACCTTGATATTTCGAAACAAGAGCAGAAGCGGCGGCTCGCCGACCGCCAAAGGGATCCCCTGAAGCAGTGGAAGCTGAGTCCCATCGATGCCAAGGCGCAGAAGTATTGGAAGGCCTATTCCGAAGCACGGGACAAGATGCTGGAGCGGACGCACACCGTCACCTCGCCTTGGACCGTGGTCCGGGCTGGTGACAAGGAACATGCGCGGCTCAATGTCATACGCGATGTGCTGTGGCGGCTGAACTATCCGGGAAAGCACCGTCGTCTCCAGAGACCAGATCCGGCGGTCGTTTTTCCCTACGATAAAGCCTGTTATGAGCGTGGCTTGATCGAGGGATAG
- a CDS encoding DUF3309 family protein gives MSIGLIIIIVLVIFLLGGFSGRFGGYGYGYGHGGMGVIGTIVVILLVLLLLGRL, from the coding sequence ATGTCGATCGGACTTATCATCATCATTGTTCTCGTCATCTTCCTGCTTGGCGGCTTCAGCGGCCGCTTTGGCGGCTACGGCTACGGCTATGGCCACGGTGGCATGGGTGTCATTGGTACCATCGTGGTCATCCTCCTCGTATTGCTGCTGCTGGGTCGGCTTTGA
- a CDS encoding sensor histidine kinase — translation MSAAANRVLMIARIHHRVHSFEGVRTIEFKKFLQDFGREFSAMSSSDTCNGKVSVEGSQIDLPAVTAIPLGFIANELITNAAKYGKGQIAIRLEPDPEHGYALSVSNDGPALPQGFDPCASRGLGMKIVRSFIDQIGGELRIERGADGQGARFTVLFSAAVVQPLSPNAATS, via the coding sequence TTGAGCGCGGCGGCCAATCGGGTCTTGATGATTGCGCGCATCCACCATCGCGTTCATTCCTTCGAGGGCGTGAGAACAATTGAGTTCAAGAAATTCCTTCAGGATTTTGGACGCGAATTTTCTGCGATGTCATCGTCGGACACCTGCAACGGAAAAGTTAGCGTCGAAGGTAGTCAGATCGATCTGCCTGCTGTCACCGCCATTCCGCTCGGCTTCATCGCCAACGAGTTGATCACGAATGCGGCAAAATACGGCAAGGGCCAGATCGCCATCAGGCTGGAGCCGGATCCGGAACATGGCTATGCGCTGTCCGTCTCCAATGATGGCCCGGCTTTGCCCCAGGGCTTCGACCCCTGCGCAAGCAGAGGGCTGGGAATGAAAATTGTTCGATCATTTATCGATCAGATTGGCGGTGAGTTGCGGATCGAGCGGGGCGCCGACGGTCAGGGCGCACGATTTACCGTGCTGTTTTCTGCAGCGGTCGTTCAGCCGCTTTCGCCAAACGCCGCGACCAGTTGA
- a CDS encoding zinc-binding metallopeptidase family protein: protein MQPLIFDPENMAMIGAESALVCVNRNIIGCNWCAVATTPYCMSCSLTHVIPATQNPRNVALWKRVEEAKRRLIYDLRRLRVPIVFAGGFRLAFEILSDEHGPVMTGHESGLITLNLAEADDVQREIRRVSFREPYRTLLGHFRHEIGHFYWNALIYEAGFRAPFRLVFGDETENYQAALADYYARQDWSCDPASHISMYATSHPWEDWAETFAHFLHIVSTLDSLAGLPLSLDARGKHTLNDPYLESDFGALLELWTPLALTINRLNRSLGLADAYPFDISPAVEGKLHLVHMAITAFRNRQGNAHTTQMMC, encoded by the coding sequence ATGCAGCCGTTGATCTTCGATCCCGAGAACATGGCAATGATCGGTGCGGAAAGTGCCCTTGTATGCGTCAACCGGAATATCATCGGTTGCAACTGGTGCGCGGTTGCGACGACTCCCTACTGCATGTCCTGCTCCCTGACTCATGTCATTCCCGCCACGCAGAATCCGCGTAACGTAGCCCTTTGGAAGCGCGTGGAGGAAGCCAAGCGCAGGCTGATCTACGACCTGCGACGGCTCCGCGTGCCCATCGTGTTCGCGGGTGGATTTCGTCTGGCATTCGAGATTCTGTCGGACGAGCATGGGCCGGTCATGACCGGTCACGAATCCGGCCTGATAACGCTCAATCTTGCGGAGGCCGACGATGTGCAGCGCGAGATCAGGCGCGTTTCCTTTCGCGAACCCTATCGCACCCTGCTTGGTCACTTTCGACACGAAATAGGGCACTTTTACTGGAATGCCCTGATCTACGAAGCGGGCTTTCGAGCGCCGTTTCGGCTGGTGTTTGGCGACGAGACCGAGAACTACCAAGCTGCGCTTGCCGACTATTATGCCCGTCAAGATTGGTCTTGCGATCCGGCGAGTCACATCAGCATGTATGCGACATCTCATCCCTGGGAAGATTGGGCAGAGACTTTCGCTCACTTCCTGCACATCGTCTCGACCTTGGATTCCCTGGCAGGACTTCCGTTGTCGTTGGACGCGCGCGGGAAGCACACGCTGAACGACCCGTATCTGGAAAGCGATTTCGGTGCGCTCCTTGAGTTATGGACCCCGCTCGCTCTGACGATCAACCGCCTCAACCGCTCACTTGGTCTTGCCGACGCGTACCCGTTCGACATTTCACCCGCAGTCGAGGGCAAGCTACACTTGGTGCATATGGCGATTACCGCCTTCAGGAATCGGCAAGGAAACGCGCACACAACGCAGATGATGTGCTAA
- a CDS encoding DUF6894 family protein, producing the protein MMIRYFFDIRDDRELYPDEDGIEFSTQREAEMEAAHTLAGLARDLVGQEDRPDVAIEVRTEAGHVFQAALTFEANKAGQ; encoded by the coding sequence ATGATGATCCGATATTTCTTCGATATCAGAGACGATCGGGAGCTCTACCCGGACGAAGACGGAATAGAGTTTTCAACGCAACGTGAGGCCGAGATGGAGGCGGCTCACACATTGGCGGGATTGGCCCGCGATTTGGTGGGTCAGGAAGACCGGCCGGACGTTGCTATCGAGGTTCGAACGGAAGCCGGGCACGTATTTCAAGCTGCATTGACCTTCGAGGCCAATAAAGCCGGTCAATAG
- a CDS encoding YgaP family membrane protein: MWYRKRNVGGWERAARLIGGGLMLICGVVALHASPLGLLVSGAGVVTLVTGVFGYCPACAVAGREPMKG; this comes from the coding sequence ATGTGGTATAGGAAGAGGAACGTTGGCGGGTGGGAGCGCGCGGCCAGGCTGATCGGCGGGGGCTTGATGCTCATCTGCGGTGTGGTTGCGCTGCACGCTTCGCCGCTCGGGCTGCTGGTCAGCGGTGCGGGTGTCGTGACGCTGGTCACCGGCGTGTTCGGCTATTGTCCTGCCTGCGCCGTCGCCGGGCGCGAGCCGATGAAGGGGTGA
- a CDS encoding DUF1488 domain-containing protein, producing MTLTSGRYIGHEYDRMIVLFSMQDGGKEIPCAISTTAMDYLERGPQVRPEQREAQFIRLRDRIEARAASKYRATELEGDPRGIVLRGIDFRT from the coding sequence ATGACGCTCACGAGCGGTCGCTACATCGGCCACGAATATGACCGGATGATCGTACTGTTCTCGATGCAGGACGGCGGTAAGGAAATTCCCTGCGCGATCTCGACCACCGCGATGGACTATCTCGAGCGCGGCCCGCAGGTCCGCCCCGAGCAGCGCGAAGCTCAGTTCATCCGCCTACGCGACCGCATCGAGGCCCGCGCGGCCAGCAAGTATCGAGCGACGGAACTTGAAGGCGATCCACGGGGCATCGTGTTGCGTGGCATCGATTTCAGAACCTAA
- a CDS encoding TspO/MBR family protein, whose product MLHLLVFVAAVVGIGWLIGATNLPGEWYAGLAKPGFVPPNWAFPIAWTILYVMIAIAGWRTYRREPRGKAMLAWAAQLALNFAWSPVMFTMHQIGAALVILIGLFVAIVGYIGLEMSRDRLAAALFVPYAAWVAFAGVLNAAIWRLN is encoded by the coding sequence ATGCTGCACTTGTTGGTCTTCGTGGCAGCCGTGGTCGGCATCGGCTGGCTGATCGGTGCGACCAATCTGCCGGGGGAATGGTATGCCGGGCTCGCCAAACCCGGCTTCGTGCCGCCGAACTGGGCGTTCCCGATCGCCTGGACGATCCTGTATGTCATGATCGCGATTGCGGGATGGCGGACCTATCGCCGTGAACCCAGGGGCAAAGCGATGTTGGCCTGGGCTGCGCAACTGGCGCTGAACTTTGCATGGTCTCCGGTCATGTTCACGATGCACCAGATCGGCGCCGCGCTGGTCATTCTCATCGGCCTGTTCGTCGCGATCGTGGGTTACATCGGTCTGGAGATGTCACGCGACAGGCTCGCCGCCGCATTGTTCGTGCCCTACGCAGCCTGGGTCGCGTTTGCCGGCGTGCTCAATGCGGCAATCTGGCGTTTGAATTGA
- a CDS encoding methyltransferase family protein has translation MTSQRVSGTAVQRTIAVLGSAAFFVVAPCTLAGLVPWLITGWQLQPPFLGLELTRGVGAIMILAGVPGLVDAFARFALQGLGTPAPIAPTRNLVVTGLYRYVRNPIYVAVVAIILGQAVLMGDWRLIVYGALLWLFFHVFVVAYEEPALEQTFGREYEAFRAAVPRWIPRMTPWRSK, from the coding sequence ATGACCTCGCAGCGAGTGTCGGGAACCGCCGTGCAACGAACCATTGCCGTGCTGGGCTCGGCGGCTTTCTTCGTGGTCGCCCCTTGTACGCTGGCGGGGCTCGTTCCGTGGTTGATCACGGGTTGGCAACTCCAGCCGCCGTTCCTTGGTCTGGAGCTGACGCGCGGCGTCGGCGCGATCATGATTCTCGCAGGCGTGCCTGGCCTCGTTGACGCATTTGCGCGTTTTGCGCTGCAGGGTCTCGGCACCCCCGCGCCCATCGCGCCGACTCGGAATCTCGTGGTGACCGGTCTATACCGTTATGTGCGTAACCCAATATACGTCGCGGTGGTTGCCATCATCCTGGGTCAAGCGGTGCTGATGGGCGATTGGCGCCTCATCGTCTACGGCGCGCTGTTGTGGCTCTTCTTCCACGTCTTCGTCGTGGCGTACGAAGAACCCGCGCTCGAGCAGACGTTTGGGAGAGAGTACGAGGCGTTCCGCGCCGCCGTCCCGCGCTGGATACCGCGGATGACCCCATGGCGGTCGAAATGA
- a CDS encoding transglutaminase-like domain-containing protein, translated as MKIRVGFEMIYDFPQPTPLIAVVGTHFTRASDIVLPDHLVSEPSVPITPYRDGFGNWCSRLVAPAGRMRLTADGTVRDSGLPDAIAPSAQQHAVEDLPSDTIVYLLGSRYVETDRLTDVAWKLFERTAPGWARVKAICDFVHNHIAFGYEHARPTKTAWEVFNEGKGVCRDYAHLAMAFCRCMNIPARYCTGYLGDIGMAPPYAAGDFAGWFEAYIGGRWYTFDPRNNIPRIGRVLIAQGRDAADVPITQTFGPNTLLSFRVWTDQLVG; from the coding sequence ATGAAGATCCGCGTCGGCTTCGAGATGATCTACGACTTTCCGCAACCGACCCCTCTTATCGCAGTTGTCGGCACTCACTTCACACGGGCATCCGACATTGTCCTGCCCGATCATCTTGTCAGCGAGCCGTCAGTGCCGATCACGCCATACCGCGACGGTTTCGGGAATTGGTGTAGTCGTCTTGTCGCGCCCGCCGGCCGCATGCGCCTCACAGCGGACGGCACTGTCCGAGACAGCGGTCTACCCGACGCGATCGCACCATCGGCGCAGCAGCATGCAGTGGAAGATCTTCCGTCGGACACCATCGTATATTTGCTCGGTAGTCGGTACGTCGAGACTGACCGACTTACCGACGTGGCGTGGAAGTTGTTCGAGAGGACCGCGCCCGGTTGGGCACGGGTCAAGGCGATCTGCGACTTCGTGCATAACCACATCGCTTTCGGCTACGAGCACGCCCGCCCGACCAAGACCGCCTGGGAAGTGTTCAACGAAGGCAAAGGCGTTTGCCGGGACTATGCACATCTGGCTATGGCGTTCTGCCGCTGCATGAACATTCCTGCGCGCTACTGCACCGGCTATCTCGGTGACATCGGCATGGCGCCTCCATATGCCGCCGGCGATTTCGCCGGCTGGTTCGAGGCTTATATCGGTGGTCGCTGGTACACATTCGATCCACGTAACAACATTCCCCGGATCGGTCGCGTCCTGATCGCGCAGGGCCGCGATGCCGCCGACGTTCCAATCACCCAGACATTTGGACCCAACACGTTGCTGAGTTTCAGGGTTTGGACCGACCAACTCGTTGGCTGA
- a CDS encoding cold-shock protein, translated as MTTGTVKWFNGQKGFGFIQPTDGTNDVFVHISAVERAGLAGLAEGQKVSFEVKTDKMRGKVSAENLSLA; from the coding sequence ATGACGACAGGCACTGTTAAGTGGTTCAACGGCCAAAAAGGCTTTGGATTTATCCAACCGACCGACGGCACCAATGATGTGTTCGTTCATATCAGCGCGGTCGAACGGGCTGGCCTTGCGGGTCTCGCCGAGGGCCAAAAGGTCAGCTTTGAGGTCAAGACCGACAAGATGCGCGGCAAAGTGAGCGCCGAAAACCTCTCGCTGGCTTGA
- the rpsU gene encoding 30S ribosomal protein S21: MQVLVRDNNVDQALRVLKKKMQREGVFREMKQRRSYEKPSERKTREKSEAIRRARKLARKQAIREGLLPASPKKKLPERKPPLPQIAGKERA, translated from the coding sequence TTGCAGGTACTTGTTCGCGACAACAATGTCGACCAGGCCCTTCGTGTTCTGAAGAAGAAGATGCAACGCGAGGGTGTCTTTCGCGAAATGAAGCAGCGGCGCTCATACGAAAAGCCTTCGGAAAGAAAGACGCGCGAAAAATCCGAGGCTATTCGCCGGGCCCGTAAGCTCGCTCGGAAGCAGGCCATCAGGGAAGGTTTGCTGCCGGCGTCCCCCAAGAAGAAGCTTCCAGAGCGCAAGCCGCCGTTGCCGCAGATCGCCGGCAAGGAACGCGCGTAA
- the otsA gene encoding alpha,alpha-trehalose-phosphate synthase (UDP-forming): MSRLVVVSNRVALPGEAAQRSGGLVTGLVDALHQAGGLWFGWSGRLGETAPEPNVFETEGVTYATVDLSRADYDGYYSGFSNAALWPLFHYRLDLMNFTRRDLAAYRRVNALLANALAPLLNPSDLVWVHDYHLIPMAEELRRARTTQRIGFFLHTPFPSLGVMATLPHCDDLLKSLCAYDLVGFQTTEDLTAFHDAISRRAGGKISTDGHVHAFDRVLRAGAFPIGIDTEAIAEMASGAVKSRTARRLQESLRGRQLIIGVDRLDYSKGLEHRFKAFARFLEAYPAYRNHVRLLQIATATRSEVPEYRELRQRLGALAGDVAGRFAELDWAPIQYLNRSFSQRSLAGFFRLSRVALVTPLRDGMNLVAKEYVAAQISDDPGVLILSPFAGAAYELDAAVIANPYDPEAVAEALKTALEMPLEERSERWRAMMAVLRRNSITAWRESFLGALGN; this comes from the coding sequence TTGAGCCGCTTGGTCGTCGTCTCCAACCGTGTCGCCTTGCCGGGAGAAGCTGCGCAGCGCAGCGGCGGGCTCGTGACCGGCCTCGTCGATGCTCTGCATCAGGCTGGAGGATTATGGTTTGGGTGGAGTGGCAGGCTAGGAGAAACGGCACCGGAGCCGAATGTTTTCGAGACCGAGGGCGTGACGTACGCCACCGTCGATCTTAGCCGCGCGGATTATGACGGCTACTACAGCGGCTTTTCCAACGCGGCACTGTGGCCTCTATTCCACTATCGACTCGATCTCATGAACTTTACCCGCCGCGACTTGGCCGCCTATCGACGGGTGAACGCACTGCTCGCCAACGCCCTGGCGCCGCTGCTCAACCCGAGTGATCTCGTCTGGGTGCATGACTATCACCTGATCCCCATGGCCGAGGAACTTCGCCGCGCCAGGACCACACAACGGATCGGGTTCTTCTTGCATACGCCGTTTCCGTCTTTGGGGGTAATGGCGACCCTTCCTCACTGCGACGACCTGCTGAAATCACTCTGCGCCTATGATCTCGTCGGCTTCCAGACAACGGAGGATTTGACCGCGTTCCATGACGCCATCTCGCGCCGTGCAGGCGGCAAGATTTCGACCGATGGCCACGTTCACGCTTTCGATCGGGTTCTACGCGCCGGTGCCTTCCCGATCGGTATCGATACTGAAGCCATTGCCGAAATGGCCAGTGGCGCTGTGAAATCCCGAACGGCGCGCCGGCTGCAGGAGAGTCTCCGGGGGCGCCAGCTTATCATTGGGGTGGACCGGCTGGATTACAGTAAGGGGCTCGAGCACCGGTTCAAAGCATTCGCCCGCTTTCTCGAAGCCTATCCCGCGTACCGCAACCATGTCCGCTTGCTGCAGATCGCCACCGCGACGCGCAGCGAGGTTCCTGAATATCGTGAGCTGAGGCAGAGACTCGGCGCGCTGGCGGGAGATGTGGCCGGACGCTTCGCGGAACTCGATTGGGCGCCAATCCAGTATCTGAACAGGAGCTTCTCCCAGCGCTCGCTCGCTGGGTTCTTTCGGCTCAGCCGCGTGGCTCTTGTCACTCCGTTGCGCGACGGGATGAACCTGGTCGCCAAAGAGTATGTCGCTGCACAGATCTCCGACGACCCCGGCGTGCTCATTCTCTCGCCCTTTGCAGGCGCAGCCTACGAACTCGACGCTGCGGTGATCGCCAACCCGTATGACCCCGAGGCCGTCGCCGAAGCATTGAAGACTGCGCTGGAAATGCCACTTGAAGAGAGATCCGAACGTTGGCGGGCCATGATGGCGGTCCTCCGCCGCAATAGCATTACGGCGTGGCGCGAGAGTTTCCTTGGGGCCCTCGGCAACTAG
- a CDS encoding GAF domain-containing sensor histidine kinase codes for MMTDLSADIIAVQQINAVPKILDAVTRMTGMGFVAVARVTSDRWLCCAVRDSIDFGLVEGSELRVETTICNEIRDHGELVVIDDVETDAGFCNHPTARMYGFRSYISAPIKRANGEIWGTLCAIDPRPREIDRPEIVDSVRLFGELIAAQLDLNERFERSQADLAARSQSLLASEVGRQSAEADLKSTRADLLDERRTSELREQFIGVLGHDLRNPLASIAGGMRVLLKNANSERAPDIVASIQKSVMRMAGLVDNIMDFARGRLGGGLTIRPDANEPLTPVIEHVVNEMRLAWPSLNIETDIALNELVRCDRIKISQLFSNLLGNAITYGDIDKPIIVSAKTGDGRFTLRVTNYGTPISNKAMQSLFLPYTRGDRPSQQGLGLGLYIASEIARAHDGTLEAVSSGKETIFEFSMPATT; via the coding sequence ATGATGACCGACCTCAGCGCCGACATCATTGCTGTTCAGCAAATCAACGCTGTTCCGAAGATTTTGGATGCCGTAACCCGAATGACGGGCATGGGCTTTGTAGCGGTCGCCAGAGTGACCAGCGATCGCTGGTTGTGCTGTGCCGTTCGTGACAGCATCGATTTCGGCCTCGTGGAAGGGAGCGAGCTTCGCGTCGAAACGACGATCTGCAATGAGATTCGCGACCATGGCGAACTGGTCGTCATCGATGACGTCGAGACGGATGCCGGATTTTGCAATCACCCCACGGCGCGCATGTATGGTTTCAGAAGCTACATCTCGGCTCCGATCAAGCGTGCGAACGGAGAGATCTGGGGCACGCTCTGCGCGATCGATCCGCGACCGCGAGAAATAGATCGACCTGAGATCGTTGATAGCGTTCGGCTCTTCGGAGAATTGATCGCTGCGCAACTCGATCTCAATGAGCGCTTCGAGCGCTCTCAAGCCGACCTTGCCGCGAGGTCGCAAAGCCTGCTGGCCAGTGAGGTGGGGCGGCAGTCTGCCGAAGCGGATCTGAAAAGCACCCGAGCCGATCTGCTTGACGAACGAAGGACGTCGGAGCTGCGCGAGCAGTTTATCGGCGTCCTGGGACACGACCTCCGCAATCCGCTGGCGTCAATAGCCGGCGGCATGCGCGTTCTCCTCAAAAATGCGAATAGCGAGCGAGCGCCCGACATCGTCGCATCAATCCAGAAATCCGTGATGCGAATGGCGGGTCTGGTGGACAACATCATGGATTTTGCCCGCGGCCGCCTCGGTGGCGGATTGACGATCAGGCCCGACGCAAACGAGCCGCTTACCCCCGTGATCGAGCACGTTGTCAACGAAATGCGTCTGGCGTGGCCAAGCCTTAACATCGAGACCGATATTGCCCTGAACGAGCTGGTTCGATGCGACCGCATCAAGATCAGCCAATTGTTCTCCAATTTACTCGGGAATGCGATCACCTATGGCGACATCGACAAGCCAATCATTGTTTCGGCGAAGACGGGGGATGGAAGATTTACCCTCAGGGTGACAAACTACGGTACGCCGATCTCGAATAAGGCGATGCAAAGCCTGTTTCTGCCTTACACCCGCGGCGATCGTCCCAGCCAGCAAGGTCTAGGTCTCGGCCTCTACATCGCATCCGAGATTGCGCGAGCCCATGACGGGACGCTTGAGGCCGTCTCGAGCGGCAAAGAGACAATTTTTGAGTTCAGTATGCCTGCAACGACTTAG
- a CDS encoding RNA polymerase sigma factor produces the protein MARVSDDLVLAAQSGDRHALTQLLVALQPDIRRYARRLCHRTSVIEDVVQEALIVVYRRVGTIRSPTALAGWLLTVIARLCMLPALMLMRGVEELASLEESRALAKVPPDELRMDLVNAIESLSPSHREVLLLRDLEDLTIGEIAGRLGVTREAAKSRLRRARTLVREYLLGTKDSGRGST, from the coding sequence TTGGCCCGCGTATCAGACGATCTCGTGCTCGCGGCACAGTCGGGTGACCGGCACGCGCTCACACAGCTCCTGGTGGCGCTGCAGCCGGACATTCGACGCTACGCCCGGCGCCTTTGCCACCGCACCTCGGTCATCGAAGATGTGGTGCAAGAAGCACTGATCGTCGTGTACCGGCGCGTGGGCACGATCCGCAGTCCAACCGCACTCGCCGGCTGGCTGCTCACCGTCATCGCGCGCCTTTGCATGCTGCCGGCGCTGATGCTGATGCGCGGAGTCGAGGAGCTCGCTAGCCTGGAAGAGTCACGCGCGCTCGCAAAGGTCCCGCCGGACGAGTTACGCATGGACTTAGTCAATGCGATCGAGTCGCTTTCGCCGTCCCATCGCGAAGTGTTGCTGCTGCGAGATCTCGAAGATCTGACGATCGGGGAAATCGCCGGGCGGCTCGGCGTGACGCGCGAAGCGGCCAAGAGCCGCTTACGCCGCGCCCGCACATTGGTGCGCGAATACCTGCTCGGCACAAAGGACAGCGGACGAGGGAGCACATGA
- a CDS encoding response regulator, with the protein MAHKFLVLIVEDEFLIRLSAAEMVRELGFEVVEAVDADHAIELLETTADVAIVFTDIQMPGSMDGLGLLAIVRNRWPPIALLVTSGQVEPAVEDLPAGARFLAKPYVQGQLGQHLHALTG; encoded by the coding sequence GTGGCTCACAAATTCCTTGTTTTGATAGTCGAGGACGAGTTTCTCATTCGCCTGAGCGCGGCTGAGATGGTGCGCGAGCTGGGCTTTGAGGTTGTAGAGGCCGTCGATGCGGATCATGCAATCGAGCTCTTGGAGACCACCGCCGACGTCGCGATCGTATTTACCGATATCCAGATGCCCGGCTCGATGGACGGCCTGGGACTTCTGGCCATTGTTCGCAACCGTTGGCCTCCGATCGCACTGCTGGTGACTTCGGGCCAGGTAGAACCTGCCGTCGAGGATCTTCCCGCCGGAGCCCGCTTCCTGGCCAAGCCCTATGTGCAAGGGCAACTCGGCCAGCATCTCCATGCTCTCACCGGATGA